From a single Ensifer adhaerens genomic region:
- a CDS encoding amino acid/polyamine/organocation transporter, APC superfamily has protein sequence MTDIVNAGVSAGSEGKLIRALDWKGAFWVAAGVPPLVLFSIGGIAGTTGKLAFLVWIISMVMGFLQSFTYAEIAGMFGNKSGGASVYGATAWLRYSKFIAPLSVWCNWFAWSPVLSLGCAIAAGYILNAFYPIPAADSQAVLSWISAHASSITVDSPRVAEYIAAHAGTSPQDAMTALLSADGVAALTPAIRTWSLATFTIPFLATANINATFFIGGILMLIIFAIQHRGISETASVQKWLAIIVLVPLLIIGIYPIVSGQIVSSNVTGLVPPTAAYAETDGTWNIGGWTLFLGGLYIAAWSTYGFETAVCYTRELKNPKTDTFKAIFYSGLACCVFFFLVPFAFQGVLGHSGMLAPGIVDGTGVGEALGGLIGAGRVVTQLLVVLMIMALFLAIMTAMAGSSRTLYQGSKDGWLPKYLDHVNENGAPTRAMWTDFAFNLCLLAIASDTSGYFFVLAVSNVGYIIFNFLNLNSGWIHRMDSGHVERPWKAPTWLIGVNTVLAFVNALFLGAGAKVWGYANALWIGFAFAALILPVFAYRHYVRDGGQFPAGAMEDLGLVGQDLGIKKAGILPYLALLLGLAIVLLANWFFQLPA, from the coding sequence ATGACGGATATCGTGAATGCCGGCGTCTCCGCCGGCAGTGAAGGAAAGCTCATACGCGCGCTGGACTGGAAGGGCGCGTTCTGGGTGGCTGCCGGTGTGCCGCCGCTCGTACTCTTCTCCATCGGCGGCATCGCCGGGACGACGGGCAAGCTCGCCTTTCTCGTGTGGATCATTTCGATGGTCATGGGTTTTCTGCAGTCTTTTACCTATGCAGAAATCGCCGGCATGTTCGGCAACAAGTCGGGCGGCGCGTCCGTCTATGGCGCAACCGCCTGGCTGCGCTATTCGAAATTCATCGCGCCGCTGTCGGTCTGGTGCAACTGGTTTGCCTGGTCGCCTGTGCTGTCTCTCGGCTGCGCGATTGCGGCCGGGTATATTCTCAATGCCTTCTACCCCATCCCTGCAGCAGATTCGCAGGCTGTGCTCAGCTGGATCAGCGCACATGCCTCGTCCATCACTGTCGATAGCCCCCGCGTCGCCGAATATATCGCGGCCCATGCCGGCACCTCGCCGCAGGATGCCATGACGGCCCTGCTCAGCGCCGATGGCGTCGCGGCGCTGACCCCTGCCATCCGCACCTGGTCACTCGCCACTTTCACCATTCCGTTCCTAGCCACAGCGAACATTAATGCCACCTTCTTCATCGGTGGCATCCTGATGCTGATCATCTTCGCGATCCAGCATCGTGGGATTTCGGAGACGGCGAGCGTGCAGAAGTGGCTGGCGATCATCGTGCTCGTTCCGCTGCTCATCATCGGCATCTACCCGATCGTCAGCGGCCAGATCGTTTCGTCAAACGTCACCGGCCTCGTGCCGCCGACGGCCGCCTATGCTGAAACCGATGGAACTTGGAACATCGGTGGCTGGACGCTCTTCCTCGGCGGTCTCTACATCGCCGCTTGGTCGACCTACGGCTTTGAAACCGCCGTCTGCTACACCCGCGAACTGAAGAACCCGAAGACGGATACGTTCAAGGCGATCTTCTATTCAGGCCTTGCCTGCTGCGTCTTCTTCTTCCTCGTCCCCTTTGCCTTCCAGGGTGTGCTCGGCCATTCCGGCATGCTGGCACCCGGGATCGTTGACGGCACGGGCGTCGGCGAAGCGCTGGGCGGGCTGATCGGCGCTGGGCGCGTGGTCACGCAGTTGCTTGTCGTCCTGATGATCATGGCGCTCTTCCTGGCCATCATGACCGCCATGGCCGGCTCCTCGCGCACGCTCTACCAGGGCTCCAAGGACGGCTGGCTGCCGAAATATCTCGACCACGTGAACGAGAACGGCGCACCGACGCGGGCAATGTGGACGGACTTCGCTTTCAACCTGTGCCTTCTCGCGATCGCATCGGACACGAGCGGCTATTTCTTCGTGCTTGCCGTTTCCAACGTCGGCTACATCATCTTCAACTTCCTCAACCTCAACTCCGGCTGGATCCACCGCATGGATTCCGGTCATGTCGAGCGTCCCTGGAAAGCGCCGACCTGGCTGATCGGCGTCAACACCGTGCTGGCCTTCGTCAACGCGCTCTTCCTCGGTGCCGGCGCCAAGGTGTGGGGCTATGCGAATGCGCTCTGGATCGGTTTTGCCTTCGCGGCGCTGATCCTGCCCGTCTTTGCCTATCGTCACTATGTGCGTGACGGCGGCCAGTTCCCGGCGGGCGCCATGGAAGATCTTGGTCTGGTCGGGCAGGACCTCGGGATCAAGAAGGCCGGCATTCTACCCTATCTGGCACTTCTGCTCGGCCTGGCCATCGTGTTGCTCGCCAACTGGTTCTTCCAGCTGCCAGCCTGA
- a CDS encoding transcriptional regulator, LysR family: MSEISDVNAFLLVARSRGFRQAARESGVSSSALSDSVKRLEDDLGVRLLNRTTRSVLPTDAGRLLLERLGPAFAEVASALDEVRSSRGRTAGELRLNVPMSAARLVLPAIVPPFLKAYPDIRLEIVTDENFVDIIESGCDAGIRYDERLEQDMVALPIGPRQQRYALAASPHYLATRGKPQHPSDLLAHDCILGRFSGRALPAWEFERDGEEVVINPKGNLIVQFGGGTDLAIDAAIAASGLIYIFEDWLRPHFDRGDLVPVMEEWWLRFSGPFLYYPGRRLVPAPLRAFIDFVRQSHKAQIRAE; encoded by the coding sequence GTGTCAGAAATATCCGATGTGAATGCGTTTCTGTTGGTGGCTCGATCCCGCGGTTTCCGGCAGGCCGCGCGCGAAAGTGGCGTCAGTTCGTCGGCATTGAGCGATTCCGTGAAACGTCTGGAAGACGATCTGGGCGTGAGATTGCTCAATCGCACGACCCGGAGCGTGCTCCCGACCGACGCCGGACGCCTCTTGCTGGAGCGCCTTGGACCCGCATTTGCAGAGGTGGCATCTGCTCTCGACGAAGTGAGAAGCAGCCGTGGCCGCACCGCTGGCGAGCTTAGGCTAAACGTTCCAATGAGCGCGGCACGGCTGGTCCTGCCTGCGATCGTGCCGCCGTTCCTGAAAGCCTATCCGGACATAAGGCTGGAAATCGTGACGGACGAGAATTTCGTCGACATTATCGAAAGCGGCTGCGATGCCGGCATTCGCTATGACGAACGCCTCGAGCAAGACATGGTGGCCTTACCGATCGGCCCACGCCAGCAGCGCTATGCCCTGGCCGCCTCGCCACATTACCTGGCGACAAGGGGAAAGCCGCAACATCCAAGCGACCTGCTCGCGCATGACTGCATTCTGGGGCGGTTTTCCGGACGCGCGCTTCCGGCCTGGGAATTCGAACGCGATGGGGAAGAAGTCGTCATCAATCCCAAAGGTAACCTCATTGTGCAGTTCGGTGGCGGCACCGACCTTGCCATCGACGCGGCCATTGCCGCTTCTGGCTTGATCTATATTTTCGAGGATTGGCTTCGTCCGCATTTCGATAGAGGAGATCTGGTGCCGGTGATGGAAGAATGGTGGCTGCGGTTTTCGGGACCCTTCCTCTACTATCCCGGTCGGCGCCTTGTGCCCGCGCCTTTGCGCGCATTCATCGATTTTGTCAGGCAATCCCACAAAGCTCAGATTCGGGCGGAATGA